DNA sequence from the Pedobacter sp. W3I1 genome:
CTGGTGGTACTCCGAACCAACTGAAGATCGGGTACTTGTTTTACTGCATTTTCTAAGGGCCGGGTTACGGTAACCACCATCTTATCAACCGGCTGGAGTTCTGCATCGGCAATAATTTTGATCTTTGGAAAAGTAATTTCTGGAAAAAGCCCTGTTTTTAGCTGGCTGAAAGCATATACTCCGCCCATTAGTATAATGAGTAATACTGCCAGAATTGGATTTTTATGAGAAATGAAAAACTTGTTCATGGCTACTTCTGGATTTTAACTTTGGCGGTATCGGCTATTCCATAATTCCCAGTGGTAATGATCCGGTCTGTTTTCGAAAATTTAGGGTCGAGCACTTCAATTGTATTTTGGCTTTCGATGCCTTTTTTCACGTTTATCTTTACCGCCGTTGAATCGTTAATCAGTTTCATTACCCAAAACTCATCTTCGGTTTCGTTGGCCAACACCGCCGATTTTGGCAATACCTGAGCCTGCGTATGGTTTACTTTTATTAACCTCACTTTTGCAATCAAACCTTCGGGAATATCTTTGCCTGCCCCTACTTTAAGGATATAGCGTTGGGTCTGCGCTGATGAGTCAACAGAAGGCATCGTTCCTGAAACCGTTCCGGTCATTTTGGTTCCATCGGGCAACAGGATAGCCAGGCTTCTATTCTGATTGATCAGCCGATTGTATTCGTAAGGCAGATCGAGCAGAAAAACCAAACTATTGCGGTTGCTGATGGTGGCCAAAGCTTCTCCATCCTGCACATAATCTCCTTTTTGATGATTTACCTGAATAATTGTTCCGGCCTGATCGGCTCTGATATTGGAAATGCCAGAAAATTTAAACCCGGCATCAAGCTTATTTACACTATTGCCAATCGATTTCGCTTCTTTGGTAATTAAACTAAACAACAATTGATGGCTCCCCACCTGCTTGCCCAATACGGCCTGGGCACTTTCTACATAACCGTTGATATTTGCCTTTACAAAACTTTTTTCCAGATAGGCCGAAACTGCCGAAAGTTCTACATATTCAGAAAGCGCACTATCCCGAACGGTAGTCACCTGAACCGGTGTAATTGGCGAGGGCTCATCTACAGTTTCTGCCGGGGCAGAATGATTACATCCCGAAAAAACAAACAGGGTGGCAATACCACTACACATTAATTTCAGATAGCTATTCATGGTTATCGGTTCCAGTAATTAAATTGGTTGATCAGTTTTAAACGGTTAATATTGGTTTGGCGCAATAAATTTTGAGCTGCCATATAGTTGTTGATCGCAATAACAAAATCGGCTACTTTTAAATCGCCGGTATGCATCAATTTGCTGTCAACCTCGATCAAGCCCTTACTAAAGCGGATCTGCTCTTTAATTTTCGGAAAAAGTGCATCAGTCTGGTTAATCTGCTGGCGGATCAGGTTTAGCTGTTGCTGCTGCTGGCGGATAAAAAAATCACGGTAACCGGATATGGTTTTAGCAGAAAGGCTGAGTTTATTGTACTGCATTTTTTTCTGATGACCATCGTAAATCGGTACCGAAAAAGTAAAACCAATACTT
Encoded proteins:
- a CDS encoding efflux RND transporter periplasmic adaptor subunit, with product MNSYLKLMCSGIATLFVFSGCNHSAPAETVDEPSPITPVQVTTVRDSALSEYVELSAVSAYLEKSFVKANINGYVESAQAVLGKQVGSHQLLFSLITKEAKSIGNSVNKLDAGFKFSGISNIRADQAGTIIQVNHQKGDYVQDGEALATISNRNSLVFLLDLPYEYNRLINQNRSLAILLPDGTKMTGTVSGTMPSVDSSAQTQRYILKVGAGKDIPEGLIAKVRLIKVNHTQAQVLPKSAVLANETEDEFWVMKLINDSTAVKINVKKGIESQNTIEVLDPKFSKTDRIITTGNYGIADTAKVKIQK